Proteins encoded by one window of Salvia splendens isolate huo1 chromosome 5, SspV2, whole genome shotgun sequence:
- the LOC121802512 gene encoding uncharacterized protein LOC121802512 — protein MQPPHHHSRINLAELKAQLVKKLGPEGSKQYFYFLHRFLSLKLSKVEFNKLCVRIISRENIPLHNQFICSILRNACSAKTPPPANQKGGGISRDGAQLGGKDASAADFLPNGSHANVAQASGSPGLSNGGGDMLLLPLSPRKARTGIRDRKTGDRRSALGPNGKASLVLENGDSNPAEMGRPLQHSVSENEILAPNVAKMSIVRRSLDVSATSCSKDQTELVVRDGKEASTRSPLRAPLGVPFCPVNVGRAHRALPLSSSSRCIGSYKNGALLESLTLRERMGQIALIQGLEEVSVDSANILNHGLDAYLKGLIRSCIELVGSRSGHEPTKNKTNKHMKHINGLKPGLQEKRSECPISVQDFRVAMELNPRKLGEDWPLLLEKICTHAFDE, from the coding sequence ATGCAACCGCCACATCACCATTCGCGGATCAATCTTGCTGAATTGAAAGCTCAGTTAGTGAAGAAACTTGGGCCGGAGGGGTCAAAGCAATATTTCTATTTCCTTCATAGGTTCTTGAGTTTGAAACTGAGTAAGGTTGAGTTCAATAAGCTTTGTGTTAGAATTATTAGCCGGGAGAATATTCCACTTCACAATCAGTTCATCTGTTCGATACTGAGAAATGCTTGTAGTGCAAAGACGCCACCTCCAGCCAATCAGAAGGGTGGTGGTATTTCGAGAGATGGAGCACAACTTGGCGGCAAGGATGCATCTGCTGCTGATTTCCTGCCAAACGGGTCCCACGCCAATGTAGCTCAGGCTTCTGGTTCTCCCGGTTTATCGAATGGAGGTGGTGATATGCTGCTGCTACCTCTCTCGCCTCGGAAGGCCAGGACAGGTATCCGTGACCGGAAAACTGGTGATCGTCGTAGTGCACTTGGACCTAATGGGAAGGCTAGTTTGGTGTTGGAGAACGGGGATTCGAATCCAGCTGAGATGGGGAGGCCACTGCAGCATTCAGTGAGTGAAAATGAGATCTTGGCTCCAAATGTTGCCAAAATGTCCATTGTTAGGAGATCTTTGGACGTTTCAGCTACTTCATGTAGCAAAGACCAAACCGAGTTGGTTGTCAGAGACGGGAAAGAGGCTTCCACCAGAAGTCCACTTCGAGCCCCCCTTGGGGTTCCGTTTTGTCCGGTTAATGTTGGTAGGGCGCACAGAGCTCTGCCTCTGTCGAGTAGCAGTAGATGTATTGGGTCGTATAAAAACGGTGCTTTGTTGGAAAGTCTAACATTAAGGGAACGAATGGGGCAAATTGCTCTGATACAGGGTCTCGAAGAGGTGTCCGTTGATTCTGCCAACATACTGAACCATGGTTTAGACGCATACTTGAAAGGATTGATCCGGTCGTGCATCGAGCTTGTAGGGTCAAGGTCAGGACATGAGCCAACGAAGaacaaaaccaacaaacatATGAAGCATATCAACGGTTTAAAACCGGGActtcaagaaaaaagaagtgaATGCCCTATTTCGGTACAGGACTTCAGGGTTGCGATGGAGCTGAATCCTCGAAAACTCGGGGAAGACTGGCCGTTGTTGCTGGAGAAAATATGTACACATGCATTTGATGAATAG